In Lolium rigidum isolate FL_2022 chromosome 7, APGP_CSIRO_Lrig_0.1, whole genome shotgun sequence, the DNA window acgttggggcaaagtatcttgattgtgttgtgcaggttccacgttggcgccggtttcactcggtgttgcgccgcactacactcctccaccaacaaccttcacgtgcttcttggctcctactggttcgataaccttggtttcatactgagggaaacttgcttctatacgcatcataccttccacttggggttcccaacggacgtgtgcttcgcgcgtatcaccccgcgcacgtctacgccaagcacgtcccagagcacgcgcctaccaccgatcgagcatcggGGTGCCGCTGCGTtgccccttcgggccgcagcgccgccgcctttggtccatgctaccggcctccgacgcgtcttccgaggcgtgtacgtcgctggtggtctcccgccgctgccccgactcgcgccctgcagctacgccggcccctcaggCTGTGCCGTCGCtgcacgcggtcaccttcgccgtcccccgcgcatcgaTGTCTGAGGCCACCACAgtgccgccccttcggcgcgggtcgcctctgtctgcgcatggtcttcgtcacgccgccgggtcttcctcgccAACTTCGTGTaccgctgccgcgcctccaccctaggtcgccgctgggctcgccaaccacttcaggtcgcgctgggctcgccgatCACCGCAACGCCCCTCTAGGCGTCTAGCATGACCAACCcaggtcaccgctgggttagccgccttctacgtcttcgtacactacagctttgccgccagcgtcatcgcctcttccccgactacgccacctgcttctctactccgacacccgtcgtcaagactcgcctcttccccgactacaccacctgctctTCTACTCTGACACCCATCATCGAGACCTCCTCtcctagtctactccgacatggcacacactttgtaatgttccctacctCCGCACGTCCGGTACTGGCAACACTGgtacgtgccttcgtccccgacgcgtccccgaGCCTGGCAAGCTCGGTCCGGCGCCTCGTCCTCATCGGCTTCAACAACGTCTTCCCCGGCATCGACTCTTCTACGACTTCCTCGACAGCGTCACCGACCTCTTCTACGacttcggttttgccagaaccgagtatgccttcgtccccgacgtgcgccatggttctggcaaaactagggctgCAACTCATCCCCGACGGCtccgactgcatcgacttcggcatcgacaccctctccacgactgcctcgacgcgtctccgtcactctcctcacgcactacgcgcttgcggcttcatgtgcggctacctcgacaccgacacccgaccacgacatcgaccacggcaccctcttcgcgcggctccctcgaccaaggctgcagcacccacgctctcggctacctcgacatcggcataaagggctaccacctcgtctgcgcctcaccagcttcctctacagtccaagcatccgcgacgcaactccgtccacgacgctcccgctgtgactgcgggggagtgtcagcccgttggttcctaccttcgtCTTCTCTCTAGTCTGACCGTTCGCGACGCTACtattgttcacgtcactaccgctacgactgcgggggagtgttagagatatatttgatatatgtatattaggtagtctaggatttgtaatctctacctaccatatctctaggagagctatcttagcctccaagtctgtaccactatatatactcgcccatgaggcgcaatacaacatccatcatattacgccaatctctctccctctctatccttcaacaATATGCACATGCGATCAAATATGCATTTCCGGTCACATCGTCCGTTTTTTACTTGGTAGAATAGGACTAACAGGTACTCACATAGAAAAACTTGAGTATACTTTTAATCACTTCTTTGACTACAAAACTTGCTGTTGACAGTACTGCAGGATAGTAACCAATACTATTGTGTTGCCACTAGTGATAAAAAATGCTAATTTCACTAAGTTAATTTATCTAAGTGTTGAACAAGATAGCTAGCTCGATCCAAATTTTCCGAGGAGGCTTTGTCACTCTCTCAACTACTCCCTCGCTGGTTTTAGCTTCTTAAATGCCCAAGACTAAGAGCTGTACCAGTGTAATGGGCCTCTCCTGGCCTCCTGGGCTAGTTGCTACAAATACTTTTTGTAAAAATCTAGTTCACTTCCAGAGATCAGTTATGAACGTTTTGAAATTTAACGAGAAGCTTGGGTAACGGTAGCTATATAACGACAAGCGGGCGCGACGCGAGAGCAGTTTCTACCTCAACTGAAGATAGTTTCCCCTTGTACGGAGTACATGGTTAATCCAAAACACAAGAGCTCTAAATTTGGGTATAAAATATGGCACACATTTAAACACGTGTATCCTTCGTACAGaaattttgttcaaaattttTAGAGGCATGGAAATACGAATTTTAAGACCGGCAAGTTATCATGTACTCATAAATTTTAAGATCGGCAACTGTTTTCATCACCGTCAATTTATTCCTCGTGATTCCCGCTCGATGTGGTAGATGGAAAAGTAGATCTCTCtttcctctttttatccgaatctcaaagtaAATTGGATGGTGATGGAAACACCCACGCACAtgcgtatatgtacaaaaatatttccttaaatttttgcatgtacatattatgttgatacttacttatGTATGTTTTCAGAAAAAATACGATTGAATGTGGCCTACAAGAAAATGGCAAAATTTCCACTATAATGGTTGGTTCTGTATTATTCACAAAACAGGAAATTACAGTTTCACATGTTTGTGTAGGTTACATATGGTCGTTTTTTGTCCCAAAATCTTCAcaaataagtatcaacataatatcaaCATACgtacattttttcaaattttcaaaaatttgGAAATAGCATTTTTTGGAACTTTAATTAAAGGGTGCATCCGTGCATGTGCACATCCTTCCCGTCCGACCAAAGTGAGTCTAAATAGCAATTTGTAGGGTCACATTGTCCTTTTTTACTTCCTAGAATAGTACTAACAAATATACATAGAAAGACTTGAGTATACTAGTAATCCCTTCTTTGACTACAAAACTTGCTGTTGGCAGTACTGCATGATAATAATACTTGTTGTGTCGCCACTGGTGAAAAGATGCTAATTTCAGTAAGTTAATTTAGCTAAGTGTTGGGCAAGATAGCTAGCTCCAAATTTTTCCCAGGAAGTCCCTTTACTGGTTCTAGCTTCTTAATTGCCCAAGACAAAGAGCCGTACCATGttttcagcacaacttatgaaatACGAATCCTCATACCAGGATTAATACACGGGAACTACAGGCCTTATCTTCTGGTCCGGTACTTTTCTACTTCGAGAGCTCAGATCAGTGTAATGGGTCTCTCCTGGGCCAGTTGCTACAAATACTTTTTGCAAGAATCTGGTTCACTTCCAGAGATCAGTTATGAGCGTTCTGAAATTTAACGACAAGCTTGCCTAGCGGTAGCTATATAAGATTAGTATTATTTGGTTAATTGCTTTTTCTTTGCAAACCACACAGGCTAGGTTTAGATATGTGCAAGTGATCGTGAGTGGAAACATGATAATGATGTACTCCTTCCATTTCATACGGAGTATATAAGATGTTACAACCAATATAAGGGGACAGAGAGAGTATATTACTGCAATGTTCTCAGGAAGAGAACAAGAATTCAATGTGGTAGCAACAATAATAAAATGCAAGCCACTTCGAGTGGCCTGAATTGCACTCACTTCACTAGAGAATCAGCATGCACCGGAGAGAGCAATGGCTGACCCGAGAAGAAGGCTTCAAGATTGCCGATGGTGTGCGCGAGGACATCCGACCTGGACTCCTCTGTAAACACCGCTATGTGGCGCGATAAAACCACATTGTCCATGCAGAACAGCTCTGCCGGCACCTTGGGTTCATGCTCGAAGACGTCAAGGCCCGCGCCAGCAATCTTTCCCTCCTTGAGCGCCACGACCAGTTCCGCCTCATCGATGTTCGATCCTCTCCCAATATTGATGATCACACCGCTCTTTCCGAGGGCCTCCAGCACATTCTTGTCCACAATATGCCAGGTCTCCTTATTCAGTGCGCATGCAACAATGAGCACATCGGATTCAGCAGCAAGATCGTGAACGTTTGGGAAGTACTTGTAAGGGACTGAATCCTTCTGTTTTCTCGAGTTGTAGTGGATAACACAACCAAAAGCTTCAAGCCGCTTTGCAACCCGGGAGCCAATGTTTCCCAAGCCGATGATGCCAACATGCTTGCCACCAAGCTGAGATCAACGaaacaaaaaaattataaattTGTATTGCCAAACAAAGAATAATGTCTTCGTCTATTACCAAATAGTGCAATATATTGGATGACTAGAGTATAGTTGACAACCTGTGAATGCAATCACTCAAACATACAGAATAATGTGGTAGATATAgactaaaaaaaaactaaataagATCAATAGCACCTCCAATGAAAAAACAAGGATTTAACCTTCAATATATTCAAGGATCGATTTGCTGGTTATTTCCACACCTGTATATATGACGAGGAGTTTGTTTAATTTATACTCGAAACCATATACTTGTATGGCGCTTGTAGCAACACAATTGCAAAAACCTGGACAGAGATTCCCTCTACTGTGACCCTTCCTCTATCTGCGGGTAATTGCCCTCAGTTTCCATCCTGAGTTTTGTAAGTGGAATAACAATAGAAAATATTAACCAGCAATGATTCTGCTGCCATGGCTTTCTGAAATCATTCTATTCATAGTCTGCAACGAGTAAATTTGGATAGAATTTGTTCGCTACACAAAATTAAACTGCCTATGTTGACATACTGGTTTATGTATTGTTGATGATATCTTAAAGATCTATATAGTTGCATGAATCAATGGATTTGGGTTAATAGCTACTGCAAAAATTATTAGGGTGTCAACAGACAACCGTGTGGACTAAATAGAAAGACCCACCTCAGCCAATAGCTTTGTGAATATGATGTTTAAAGCTCAGAAAGATGCTTGATTTAAACACTTCCTACCTAATTAAATCTTGACATATTATATTTACAAGCAAGGGAGGGAGATATTTTAGAAGTATGAATAGCAATATGTAAACGCCACAAAGATTAAGCTTCTTTGATCTTTAAGGAATTGATGGTAAAAGGAGGAAATTTTATGAGGTGATTTGGATATAGTTGCACATTATTCCATTGCATTGTCTCTCCAACTCATGGATAAGGAGAATACCAATGTAACAGTTGATTTTGTCGAATTAACGTATCATCAAGCAAATGTTACTGAATGAGAATCCCTTCCAGTTACAGATGTGCTTCACTTATTAGATCATTTACAGATCAATTAATGGATCAAAAACAGTATATTGTCTCTAAATTCCTCTCAATTGTATTCCTAGTAATCGCCTAACAAAAGTTCCACAATCAGAAAAAGGAAATAAACGAAATGAATGTCTAAGCTAAGCGAAGATCACGATCACTGAATCACGTTGAGTTAATTTGCTGTGGAAATTTAGTATTTATAGCAAGCAAAGAACAGAACGAGCAACAAAGTCAAGGAGTACCGGACCTTGGATCCTAGAGGGTAGTCGCCCTGCACAGGCCAAGACCCGCGCCGGACGTACCGCCCCGCcgccgaaacctgccggagcacgTCGAGCAGCAAGCCGACGGCGTAGTCGGCAACGTCGGTGGAGTAGACATCCCCGGAGTTGCCCACGGCGACGCCGCGGCGCGCGCACTCGGCGAGGTCGATGTGGTCGACGCCGGCGCCCGTGCTGACGACGCATCGGATGGAGGGCGCGGCGTCGAGGAACCAGGCGTCCACGCGCACGGAGCTGCTGCCCGTCACGACTGCAGCGCGCGGGGGCTccggcgcggccgcggccgccgcgagGAAGGCAGGGAGCGGCTCGCCGGACGCGAGGAAGTCCAGGACGCGGAAGCGCTCGCGAAGCGCGGCGGAGAAGGACGCTTCCGGCGGGCGGCAGAGGAAGATGGCCGGCATGCAGCCGGCCGATGCCATGCTTGACCAGTTGAAAGCTGCGAAAAGTTCCTCCTCGTTCAGATATGCTCTGTTCTCCAGGGAGCCAGGACACTCACTCGTGCAGTGGTGCCCTTcggttaaaaaaattgaaaagtaTACTTTTTTATTTGCAAAAAAATATCGAAAGTTCTTTGGGAATATGTATACTGTTGGATATGTGCCCTACATATACATGGTCCGTATAACCGCGCAAAATTTCGGTAGAAAACTCGTTCATTTTTGGGCTATAGAAAAAATGATTGTAGAGTAAAATACCCATTTTTGACAGAAATTTGTCTTCCTTTTCTTTcccaaaatactccctccgttcataaaaagatgccaaaaaaattcaaattcgaatgtatctatacactaaagagtgtctagatacatctaaatttagtcaAACTTTTGATATCTATTTATAGTCAGAGGTAGTACAACATATTTTTAAATGAAACTTCTGATGTACAATCTTGGGGGTATATATCTAGCTACATATTTTCCAGTATAATTTTTGGAATCTAAGAAGTTGGATTttcaaattttggcagaaacataAGTCTCACTAGTGCCCAGGTGCATCAATGAGAAGGATTAAATACAACACTTTTATGTTCTTTCAGAGAGACAAGGGTCTCCCCTATTTCATTAGTAAACCGACATCAAACACAAGGGCTCACCCCAGGTTTCCATCTAAGATAAAAGTGGAGAAGAATTGTCAGGAAAGACATGCATCGCCACTTATTCCAATAACACAGCGCAGAAGATGAATTTGTCTTTTGCGTCATGTTTCACATGCAAGGAGATACACCATTGAATCTAGTAGCAAATGTTAAATACAACCGAAATCGGTTTGGCAGGCCAAatgctttcaaaaaaaaaggagGTTTCTAGCTTTCCAAATCTCCTAAAACACTGCAGCAATCTCTACTGCTACCaagtttcttttccttttttacatAGCTTTCAACCAATTAGAAATGCATTGTTCAACATTTAAGAAATGACATTCAAAACCAAATACATTGCTCGTGATGTTCCAAATGCATCTGGCTAGAGGACACATAAAAAAAAAGGGAGTAGTTCCATCTTTACCATGAAAAGAAATTTATTTTCACACCTCCCTTCTGTGGAGCAACACATCCCTAGGCAGGAACTCAGGATGCTCCCTTCAAGCACTAACCAGAGGAAGGTTTTCACCACGAGTGCAATTTTAACTTTCTAGAGTAACTTGTAAGGCACAACTCTGTGGGTTTGATATCAGATCAGTACAAAGATTTAACTGGCAAAACGCCAGAGCTTGTAAGCTTTCAAACAAGTTTGTGAGCTTCCTCGGATAAACTTCTACCGGTTTGTCCATTGTTCTCCTAGGATACTAACTAGAGCTCTCCTAAATCTACGAGAACTGATCCCTGGTTCAAAGAAACAGTATGGACCCTTACAAATATAACAGCCAAACTACAAACTACAGAAATCCAACAATCTTCCCAAAACCTAGTTATAGCATGACCATAAGAGGTGTTTTAGCTTCCATGGACCCTTGCAGAAAATGTGAATCTTCAGGTTTGATATTCCCAAAACATAGTGTACCGACCAGTAAGTTACAGAAAAGTCGGGAGCGGGAAGTTTCCTACAGACATTCGGAACTTGTCATTTTTGCCTAACTACATACATTTGATTATAATTATGAAAAATGACATGCACATACGTGCGTCCTCTACATGCAAAAAATAAAATTTGTCAGGATTTTTTAAGAGCCGGAAAGACGGCTTGGGAACTTATCAGGTTTAATGAGTACCTAAGTTTCATCACATATTTTCGCCTATAATGGAGTAGTACATACGAGCACACACGCAATATTTTGTTGTTCCTCCTGCTCGCATTTCCAAGGATGTCGACATAACTATTCTTGCCGATGCATATGTGGCTGTATCTCTGATGCATGCAATTGGATCGTTTTGAATGTAGATCTCAACGGCCAGCATTGGACACAATAATGTGCAGCATCAGTACCTTGTTGTAGGGACAAATGAGGCAGAGAGAGATCTTGCTTTCATCGTTAGTACTACCACTGCTACTAAATTAACACGCTTGCCTTTGAACCTCCAGCAGGAGTGATCCGCAGCAGTAACTATTTCGCCAGTACGGCCACCAGAACATTTTTTTACTATTCGTAAATTAGATCTGGAGAGAGATGCAGGTGCTAGCATCTTTGTGGGGAAACGGTATTAGCCTTAATTAATTAAATATATCGTCAGCAAATTCAAGGACCGTGTGAAAAACAGagatgttgtttcttgtttagttTGCTGGTGCTGAATCATTTGTAATTTTCGTGGAATGTCTTCTCCCTGATCTTGGCGTTTTGTTTAGCTGGGGACTTGTGGCAATTTGTAGTACATAATGTTGGAGGTCCTTGTAATATGTAAAGTAGTAGAGGGACTTAACTGTAacttgtaaacattataatagaAGGATGGAGAAGCTGGATGAAGCATCCATCGATTCACATCAGAAAAATCCTCTCAGtagacatggtatcagagcaggaggcGCTCGGCcctcgccggcgttgagccggtTCCCGTTCTGGAGATCCcggtgaggagaagtggagggaaGGAGGTGCTGCGGCTCTGGATCGGAAAGGAGAAGAAGGGGGTCGTATCCTGTCACTTGTGGTTGGAGACGAGCCCTAGGAGAAAGGAGGTTGCTGGAGCTTGGTCCTGGTCTCCTGGAGTGGCAGATCTGTGTTGAGATCTGGGAGGAGAAGATCACCTGTAGCAAGACATTTGAAGAGGAGAATAGGTGCTGTGGCTGCTGCTGTCCTGGAGACTAGATTGCTGGTGGTGTGTTGCTGCTGTCCTGGAGGCTGGAGTGGAGAGAAGAAGGATTACTGGTGGTGTGTTGCTGTTGCCTGCGATTTCTGGAGGTGTGTTGTGATCAAATCTTTTGGGAGAGGTTGTAGTGCTGTAGATTAGTGGTGTTGGTGGAAGATGGGAGATAACTCAGGTGCTCCTGCGGGGGTCACGGCTGGGGAGCTTGCAGCTGTTCTGAAGGCAATGGATGACAAGTACAGGCCTTTGCTGGATGCCCTTAGCAGACAACAAGGAGGATTAAGACCTGAAGCTGAGATTAAGGAGGAAATTCATCCATTACAGCTGCCACATATAAAACTAGAAGGTCCAGAAACCTATGTCAGCTGGGCAGAGCATGCTGAAACCATCTTGGTCTCAAGAAAATTAGAGGGATACATACTCGGAACAATAAAGAAACCCATGGAAGAGGATTCTAAAGAGGGTCAGAAGTGGAAGGTGACTAATGCTTTGGTGAGGGCTTGGCTGTTAAGTTCAGTGTCATCTCAAATCGCCAAACAAGTTGAGAGGATCAAGGAAGCTTCAGAAATTTGGAGGCTCCTCAAGGGTACATTTTCAGGAGTGGGAAATGAAATGTTGGCATGTAAAATTCAGAAGGAATTGCAAGAGTTGAGCCAAGGTGAGAAGACTGTGGTCGAGTATGTGTCGGAATTGAAGAGATTGTGGAGTGATCTAGACTACTATGATCCTGTTGAGATGGAATGTGGCAAATGTATTGAGAAATACAATAAGTGGAATGAGAAAAGGCGTGTTAGGGATTTCCTAAATGGTCTCCATCACAGGTTTGAAAATAGGAGGGCTGCTCTGTATGGTAGTGAGAAGTTGCCAAGTCTAGAGCAAGCGGTTTCTGCAATAATAAGCAAGGAGACTCGTCTCAAATTGGAGGCAGCGGGACCAATGGTGCATGGCATATCACAAAGGCGCTCAGCCTTGCTCGCTGTAGGAGGTGGTAATTATCAAAAACTTGGGACAACTACATATGATAGAACATGTTTCGAATGTGGTCA includes these proteins:
- the LOC124672842 gene encoding glyoxylate/hydroxypyruvate reductase HPR3-like; translated protein: MASAGCMPAIFLCRPPEASFSAALRERFRVLDFLASGEPLPAFLAAAAAAPEPPRAAVVTGSSSVRVDAWFLDAAPSIRCVVSTGAGVDHIDLAECARRGVAVGNSGDVYSTDVADYAVGLLLDVLRQVSAAGRYVRRGSWPVQGDYPLGSKLGGKHVGIIGLGNIGSRVAKRLEAFGCVIHYNSRKQKDSVPYKYFPNVHDLAAESDVLIVACALNKETWHIVDKNVLEALGKSGVIINIGRGSNIDEAELVVALKEGKIAGAGLDVFEHEPKVPAELFCMDNVVLSRHIAVFTEESRSDVLAHTIGNLEAFFSGQPLLSPVHADSLVK